The Neorhodopirellula lusitana genome contains a region encoding:
- a CDS encoding P-II family nitrogen regulator, whose amino-acid sequence MKKVEAIVRHFKLEDVKNALTEQGIHGMTVSEVRGFGRQKGHTEIYRGTEYAIDFVPKVKIEVVCTTDNLQTVIDTILQTAQTGQIGDGKIFVTNLEDSVRIRTGERGEEAL is encoded by the coding sequence GTGAAAAAAGTCGAAGCCATCGTTCGCCATTTCAAGCTCGAAGACGTGAAAAACGCGTTGACTGAACAAGGCATCCACGGGATGACGGTCAGTGAAGTTCGCGGGTTTGGCCGTCAAAAAGGACACACCGAAATCTATCGCGGAACCGAATACGCGATTGACTTTGTGCCGAAAGTGAAAATCGAAGTCGTTTGCACCACTGACAATCTGCAAACCGTAATCGATACGATTCTACAAACAGCCCAAACCGGACAAATCGGTGACGGTAAGATTTTTGTAACTAATCTAGAAGACTCCGTCCGAATTCGTACCGGCGAGCGAGGCGAAGAGGCTCTCTAG